Proteins co-encoded in one Candidatus Lokiarchaeota archaeon genomic window:
- a CDS encoding 2-oxoacid:acceptor oxidoreductase subunit alpha, with amino-acid sequence MDLSFNIGGAAGQGINTIGDLVAQVFVKNGLYTFTIKDYMSRVRGGYNFTQIRVSDEHVHAPVHGVDVIIALTKDAIINQRDRLVEGGVIIFDESLGFEECERCHLPLPLEETAEEVGGNVRMMNAAALGALLSVLKMPISLAENALADIFGDKGESVVEGNVKVARTMYEEVKGELAQRCDHDFSSVEKGPSEDRLLVTGNQAIALGAMAANLKWISAYPMSPSTSLFQFIIQNSRRLQIGGLQTEDEIAGLNMALGASHTGARSMVTTSGGGFSLMVEAVGLAGMAEIPIVIYNAQRPGPSTGLPTRTEQGDLLFMLHSSQGEFPRIMIAPKDPLEAYYLTKDAFRLADKFQVPVMVLGDQHLAEFTMNIPRIEIGEVDMDRGKLAEKPDKPYKRFKVTDDGVSPRAFPGDEEVVVAASGNTHNEFGHISEDPDNRNAMVEKRLAKLPWILDELEEPKVYGDKKADYTLLTWGSTWGAAYEAMQRLSQDGISINQLHFAYLYPLKTETLKEIWEKAKKLISVEQNATSQFAKLVRMESGLSVDEEINKYDGRPMTPEWIIKQLEEVGVQ; translated from the coding sequence ATGGATTTAAGTTTCAACATAGGTGGCGCGGCTGGTCAGGGAATCAATACTATCGGAGATTTGGTCGCACAGGTTTTTGTGAAGAATGGCCTCTATACGTTCACCATAAAGGACTACATGTCACGCGTTAGAGGGGGTTACAATTTCACGCAAATTCGTGTTTCTGATGAGCACGTTCATGCTCCAGTACATGGCGTAGATGTGATAATCGCCCTAACGAAGGACGCCATTATCAATCAGAGAGATCGCCTTGTGGAAGGGGGGGTCATTATCTTCGATGAATCGCTTGGTTTTGAAGAGTGTGAGAGGTGTCATTTACCGTTGCCACTCGAAGAGACGGCAGAAGAGGTTGGTGGCAACGTTCGTATGATGAATGCTGCTGCTCTGGGGGCATTGCTTTCCGTTCTCAAAATGCCGATTTCGTTGGCGGAAAACGCACTAGCAGATATCTTTGGTGACAAGGGTGAAAGCGTGGTCGAAGGTAACGTCAAAGTAGCACGAACAATGTATGAAGAAGTAAAAGGTGAACTTGCCCAACGCTGTGATCACGATTTCAGTAGCGTTGAGAAAGGTCCTTCCGAAGACCGATTACTGGTAACTGGAAACCAAGCTATTGCGCTTGGGGCTATGGCGGCAAACCTGAAGTGGATTTCAGCCTATCCAATGAGCCCCTCTACATCGTTGTTCCAATTCATCATACAGAATTCGCGGCGCCTACAAATTGGTGGTCTGCAAACCGAGGACGAGATAGCAGGACTCAATATGGCTCTTGGTGCTTCACATACTGGGGCACGATCCATGGTGACGACCTCGGGTGGTGGGTTCTCGTTGATGGTCGAAGCGGTTGGACTGGCGGGTATGGCAGAGATACCGATAGTCATCTATAATGCTCAACGCCCCGGTCCAAGTACTGGTTTACCAACCCGGACTGAACAAGGTGACTTGCTGTTCATGCTTCACTCCTCACAAGGCGAGTTTCCAAGGATTATGATTGCTCCGAAAGATCCTCTTGAGGCATACTATCTCACAAAGGATGCCTTTCGTCTGGCCGACAAATTCCAGGTTCCAGTGATGGTGCTCGGTGATCAGCATTTGGCAGAATTCACCATGAATATCCCCAGAATAGAAATTGGTGAGGTTGACATGGACCGTGGAAAACTTGCTGAAAAGCCCGATAAACCCTACAAGAGATTCAAAGTCACCGATGATGGAGTTTCCCCTCGTGCCTTCCCTGGTGATGAGGAAGTTGTCGTTGCAGCTTCTGGGAACACACATAACGAATTTGGACACATTTCTGAGGACCCAGATAATCGAAACGCCATGGTTGAGAAACGATTAGCCAAACTACCTTGGATACTCGATGAATTGGAAGAACCCAAAGTCTACGGCGATAAGAAGGCAGACTACACGTTGCTAACTTGGGGGTCTACTTGGGGAGCCGCTTATGAGGCAATGCAGCGTTTGTCGCAGGATGGCATATCTATTAATCAGCTTCATTTTGCTTATCTGTACCCTCTCAAAACGGAAACATTGAAAGAAATCTGGGAAAAGGCAAAGAAACTCATATCCGTTGAACAGAATGCTACATCACAGTTCGCGAAGCTTGTCAGGATGGAATCGGGGTTGAGTGTCGATGAAGAGATTAACAAATATGACGGGCGTCCGATGACGCCAGAATGGATTATCAAACAGCTCGAGGAGGTTGGTGTACAATGA
- a CDS encoding thermosome subunit gives MAQLSGTPVLILKEGTSRTRGRSAQENNVNAGRIIAEAVRSTLGPRGMDKMLVDSLGDVTITNDGASILKEIDVQHPAAKMLVEVAKSQDQETGDGTTTSVVIAGELLKRAQDLLEKNIHPTIIVGGYQKAAEKATEILNEISVSMEGMDKEILKKIASTSMNSKSIVGTKDHFANIAVDAVLQVKEEVDGKTVADIDMIEVIKKQGKSLLETELVDGMVVDKEVVHAAMPKKVEKAKIALVNAPIEVEKTEFDAEIKIDRPDQLKQFIDEEERMLKKMVDRIIETGTNVLICQKGIDDVAQHYLSKAGVLAIRRAKKSTLEKLAKATGANVASSLDELDADALGEAGIVEEVKIADDKLVYIRECKDPKAVSIVIRGGTEHVVDEAERGLHDALCVVRNVVEDSTYVGGGGAPEAEISKRLEAYAKKVGGREQLAIEAFAEALRVVPKTLAENGGHDPIDIIADLNKEHSGKAGIWAGVNVLKGEISDMQKEGVIEPARVKHQAIRSAAEAAQMILRIDDVIAAKATEAPAGPPGGGAGGMGGMGGMGGMGGMGGMPPM, from the coding sequence ATGGCACAATTGAGTGGCACTCCAGTACTAATTTTGAAGGAAGGTACCTCGCGAACTCGCGGCAGATCCGCGCAAGAAAACAACGTCAATGCAGGCAGGATTATCGCGGAGGCGGTCAGGTCAACCCTTGGCCCACGCGGTATGGACAAGATGCTGGTTGACTCGCTTGGTGATGTTACAATCACCAATGACGGTGCATCGATTCTCAAAGAGATAGATGTCCAGCATCCGGCTGCGAAGATGCTTGTAGAGGTCGCTAAGAGCCAAGACCAGGAGACTGGTGACGGCACAACGACTTCTGTTGTGATTGCGGGTGAGCTGCTGAAGAGAGCACAGGACCTTCTAGAGAAGAATATTCATCCAACCATCATTGTTGGCGGATATCAGAAGGCAGCAGAGAAAGCTACAGAGATTCTCAATGAGATTTCAGTATCCATGGAAGGGATGGACAAGGAGATTCTGAAGAAGATTGCTTCCACATCCATGAACAGCAAATCCATTGTTGGAACTAAAGATCACTTTGCCAACATCGCTGTCGATGCGGTTCTTCAAGTGAAAGAAGAAGTTGACGGCAAGACTGTCGCTGACATTGATATGATTGAAGTCATCAAGAAGCAGGGCAAGAGCCTACTCGAGACAGAGCTCGTAGATGGTATGGTAGTGGACAAAGAAGTCGTCCATGCAGCCATGCCCAAGAAGGTCGAGAAGGCAAAGATTGCGCTGGTCAATGCACCCATCGAGGTCGAGAAGACCGAATTCGATGCTGAAATCAAGATTGATAGACCTGATCAGCTCAAGCAATTCATTGACGAAGAAGAGCGCATGCTCAAGAAGATGGTCGACAGAATCATTGAGACAGGCACCAATGTCCTGATTTGTCAGAAGGGCATTGATGACGTTGCCCAGCACTACCTTTCCAAGGCAGGCGTCTTGGCGATTCGCAGAGCCAAGAAGAGCACTCTAGAGAAGCTTGCCAAAGCTACAGGCGCAAACGTTGCTAGTAGCTTGGATGAACTTGACGCAGACGCGTTAGGTGAAGCTGGCATTGTCGAGGAAGTCAAGATTGCTGACGACAAGCTGGTCTACATCAGAGAATGCAAAGACCCCAAGGCAGTTTCCATTGTCATTCGTGGTGGTACCGAGCATGTTGTAGACGAGGCCGAGAGAGGCCTTCACGATGCTCTCTGTGTTGTGAGAAACGTCGTTGAAGACAGTACATATGTCGGAGGCGGTGGAGCTCCAGAAGCAGAGATATCCAAGAGACTTGAAGCCTACGCAAAGAAAGTTGGCGGTCGTGAGCAGCTTGCTATCGAGGCATTCGCTGAGGCACTCAGAGTCGTACCAAAGACTCTAGCCGAGAATGGCGGTCATGACCCAATCGATATCATCGCTGACCTCAACAAAGAACATTCTGGCAAGGCAGGTATCTGGGCAGGAGTCAACGTACTCAAAGGCGAGATATCTGATATGCAGAAAGAAGGCGTTATCGAGCCTGCTCGTGTGAAGCATCAGGCCATTCGATCCGCAGCAGAAGCTGCCCAAATGATACTGCGAATTGACGATGTCATCGCAGCCAAGGCCACAGAGGCTCCCGCTGGTCCACCCGGTGGAGGCGCTGGCGGCATGGGCGGCATGGGCGGTATGGGTGGCATGGGCGGCATGGGCGGCATGCCTCCGATGTGA
- a CDS encoding FAD-dependent oxidoreductase, with amino-acid sequence MSEEKRDWEFVVVGGGPAGMTAAIYGGRYGLDTLLLEAKVLGGAQATSPGIENYPGFVWIKGIELAERMKEQVRECGAKIKEITEVDNIEIEDGNSRKFILETQRGKYTADAIVIATGGGHRTLGIPGEEEYTGRGVSYCATCDGPLFRDRKVAVVGGGNTAATEAVYLSEITSETFMIHRRDELRAEHAMERALMNSDVEILWDTIVKEFRGNQVLEELLIENVETGEQETLEVNGAFVALGSSPNSEIAQDIGVETNDSGEILVTDKMATNVKGVFAAGDVVDSLKQIAVAVGHGAIAADSAYAYIRHMEKGPR; translated from the coding sequence ATGTCTGAAGAGAAACGCGACTGGGAATTCGTAGTTGTAGGCGGTGGACCCGCTGGAATGACCGCAGCCATATACGGTGGAAGATACGGTCTTGATACACTTTTATTGGAAGCCAAAGTCCTAGGTGGTGCACAGGCAACGAGCCCGGGTATCGAGAACTATCCAGGCTTTGTCTGGATTAAGGGTATTGAATTGGCAGAACGGATGAAGGAACAGGTTCGAGAATGCGGTGCCAAAATCAAGGAAATCACCGAGGTCGATAACATCGAAATTGAGGATGGTAACAGCCGCAAATTCATACTTGAAACCCAGCGTGGAAAGTATACTGCAGATGCTATTGTTATTGCAACCGGCGGAGGTCATAGAACACTTGGTATACCAGGTGAAGAAGAATACACAGGGCGAGGAGTATCATATTGTGCTACCTGCGACGGTCCTCTCTTCAGAGATCGAAAGGTTGCAGTCGTTGGTGGAGGAAACACTGCGGCTACTGAAGCAGTGTACCTATCAGAAATCACATCAGAAACATTCATGATTCATCGGCGTGATGAACTCAGAGCAGAACATGCCATGGAAAGAGCCTTGATGAATTCTGATGTTGAGATACTCTGGGACACAATCGTAAAGGAATTCAGAGGCAATCAGGTTCTTGAAGAACTTCTCATCGAGAACGTGGAAACCGGTGAACAAGAGACACTTGAAGTAAATGGGGCTTTCGTTGCCCTTGGATCAAGCCCGAACAGCGAAATCGCCCAAGACATAGGGGTGGAGACCAACGATAGTGGAGAAATCCTCGTGACCGACAAGATGGCGACGAATGTGAAAGGAGTATTTGCAGCAGGAGATGTTGTCGATTCACTGAAGCAAATTGCTGTTGCTGTAGGCCACGGAGCCATTGCCGCAGATTCAGCATACGCTTACATACGGCATATGGAAAAAGGTCCGAGATAG